A window from Streptomyces subrutilus encodes these proteins:
- the alr gene encoding alanine racemase has protein sequence MNETPMRVYAEIDLDAVRGNVRALRERAPRAELMAVVKANAYGHGAPQCARAARQAGAGWIGTATPEEALALRAAGIEGRIMCWLWTPGGPWRQAVEADVDVSVSGMWALAEVRAAARAAGRTARIQLKADTGLGRNGCQPADWEELVGAAVAAQAEGTVRVTGVWSHFACADEPGHPSIQLQLAAFRDMLAYAEKEGVDPEVRHIANSPATLTLPESHFDLVRCGLAVYGVSPAPELGTPAQLGLRPAMTLKASLALVKTVPAGHGVSYGHHYTTDAETTLALVPAGYADGIPRQASGRGPVLVGGRIRHAAGRVAMDQFVVDLGDDTARAGDTAVLFGDAERGEPTAEDWARAADTIAYEIVTRIGGRVPRVYLGG, from the coding sequence ATGAACGAGACACCGATGCGCGTGTACGCCGAGATCGACCTCGACGCCGTACGGGGCAACGTGCGCGCCCTGCGCGAGCGGGCCCCCCGGGCCGAGTTGATGGCCGTGGTCAAGGCGAACGCCTACGGGCACGGCGCCCCACAGTGCGCCCGCGCCGCCCGGCAGGCGGGCGCCGGCTGGATCGGCACCGCCACCCCCGAGGAGGCGCTCGCCCTGCGCGCCGCCGGGATCGAGGGGCGGATCATGTGCTGGCTGTGGACCCCCGGCGGGCCCTGGCGCCAAGCGGTCGAAGCCGACGTCGACGTGTCCGTCAGCGGGATGTGGGCCCTGGCCGAGGTGCGCGCCGCGGCCCGTGCGGCCGGCCGTACCGCCCGCATCCAGCTCAAGGCCGACACCGGCCTGGGCCGCAACGGCTGCCAGCCCGCCGACTGGGAGGAACTGGTCGGCGCCGCCGTCGCCGCCCAGGCCGAGGGCACCGTCCGGGTCACCGGCGTCTGGTCGCACTTCGCCTGCGCCGACGAGCCCGGCCACCCCTCCATCCAGCTCCAGCTCGCCGCGTTCCGCGACATGCTCGCGTACGCCGAGAAGGAGGGCGTGGACCCCGAGGTCCGGCACATCGCGAACTCGCCCGCCACCCTGACCCTCCCCGAGTCCCACTTCGACCTGGTGCGCTGCGGGCTGGCCGTCTACGGGGTCTCGCCCGCTCCCGAGCTCGGCACCCCGGCCCAGCTCGGCCTGCGGCCCGCGATGACCCTCAAGGCCTCCCTCGCGCTGGTCAAGACGGTGCCCGCCGGGCACGGCGTCAGCTACGGCCACCACTACACCACCGACGCCGAGACCACCCTCGCCCTGGTCCCGGCCGGCTACGCCGACGGCATCCCGCGCCAGGCGTCCGGCCGCGGACCGGTGCTCGTCGGCGGCCGCATCCGGCATGCCGCCGGACGCGTCGCCATGGACCAGTTCGTCGTCGACCTGGGCGACGACACCGCACGCGCGGGCGACACGGCCGTCCTCTTCGGCGACGCGGAGCGCGGCGAGCCCACCGCCGAGGACTGGGCGCGGGCCGCGGACACGATCGCGTATGAGATCGTCACCCGTATCGGAGGACGCGTCCCCCGGGTGTACCTGGGCGGCTGA
- a CDS encoding NAD(P)H-hydrate dehydratase, producing MRTAYSVETVRAAEGELMARLPEGALMQRAAAGLAAACARLLIRRRGRVYGARIVLLVGPGDNGGDALYAGARLARRGAGVTAVPMDPARMHAGGLAALRAAGGRVEEAVPARADLVLDGLLGIGGKGGLRPAAAALAERLPHGAPVVAVDLPSGVDADTGEVAGPAVTAEVTVAFGAYKPGLLIDPGATLAGALHLVDIGLSLDAPDVEVLQHADVARLLPVPAPSSDKYRRGVVGVVAGSAQYPGAAVLAVAGALRGGAGAVRYVGPAAAADAVLARFPETLIGRGRVQAWVVGPGLGDGRAGEVAELLAQDVPVLVDADGLRGLDAGALRDRSAPTLLTPHAGEAAALLGTDRRAVESGRLAAVRQLAELYGAAALLKGSTTLVAAGGGPVRVNPTGTGWLATAGSGDVLSGLAGALLAAGLSAADAGAVGAYLHGLAGRRAASGAPMTAQEIAQALPEAWRDVRRG from the coding sequence ATGCGTACTGCTTACAGCGTGGAGACCGTACGGGCCGCCGAGGGCGAGCTGATGGCCCGGCTGCCCGAGGGCGCCCTGATGCAGCGGGCGGCGGCCGGACTGGCCGCCGCCTGCGCGCGGCTGCTGATCCGGCGCCGCGGGCGCGTGTACGGGGCCCGGATCGTGCTGCTGGTGGGGCCCGGGGACAACGGCGGGGACGCGCTGTACGCCGGCGCGCGCCTGGCCCGGCGCGGCGCCGGGGTGACGGCCGTGCCGATGGACCCCGCACGGATGCACGCGGGCGGCCTGGCCGCGCTGCGGGCCGCCGGCGGCCGGGTGGAGGAGGCCGTGCCGGCCCGGGCGGACCTGGTGCTGGACGGGCTGCTGGGCATCGGCGGCAAGGGCGGGCTGCGGCCCGCGGCCGCCGCGCTGGCCGAGCGGCTCCCGCACGGGGCCCCGGTGGTCGCCGTGGACCTGCCGAGCGGGGTGGACGCGGACACCGGGGAGGTGGCGGGCCCCGCCGTCACCGCCGAGGTGACGGTGGCCTTCGGGGCGTACAAGCCCGGGCTGCTGATCGACCCCGGGGCCACGCTGGCGGGCGCGCTGCACCTGGTGGACATCGGGCTGTCCCTCGACGCCCCCGACGTCGAGGTCCTCCAGCACGCCGACGTGGCCCGGCTGCTGCCGGTGCCCGCGCCGTCGAGCGACAAGTACCGGCGGGGCGTGGTCGGCGTCGTCGCCGGGTCCGCGCAGTACCCGGGCGCCGCGGTGCTGGCCGTGGCCGGCGCCCTGCGGGGCGGGGCGGGCGCGGTGCGCTACGTGGGCCCGGCCGCGGCGGCCGACGCGGTGCTCGCCCGCTTCCCCGAGACGCTGATCGGGCGCGGCCGGGTGCAGGCGTGGGTGGTCGGCCCGGGGCTGGGGGACGGCCGCGCCGGGGAGGTCGCGGAGCTGCTGGCCCAGGACGTGCCCGTGCTGGTCGACGCGGACGGCCTGCGCGGCCTGGACGCGGGCGCGCTGCGGGACCGCTCCGCCCCCACCCTGCTCACCCCGCACGCGGGGGAGGCGGCGGCGCTGCTGGGCACCGACCGCCGGGCGGTGGAGTCGGGCCGGCTGGCGGCGGTGCGGCAACTGGCCGAGCTGTACGGGGCCGCGGCGCTGCTGAAGGGCTCCACCACGCTCGTCGCCGCCGGCGGGGGCCCCGTACGGGTCAACCCGACCGGCACCGGATGGCTGGCCACCGCCGGCAGCGGGGACGTGCTGTCCGGGCTGGCCGGGGCGCTGCTGGCGGCCGGGCTGTCGGCGGCGGACGCCGGGGCGGTGGGCGCGTACCTGCACGGCCTGGCCGGGCGCCGGGCCGCCTCCGGGGCCCCGATGACGGCCCAGGAGATCGCGCAGGCCCTCCCGGAGGCCTGGCGGGACGTCCGCCGCGGCTGA
- a CDS encoding holo-ACP synthase, with amino-acid sequence MIIGVGIDVAEIERFGAALERTPNLARRLFVEAELTLPSGERRGTASLAARFAAKEALAKALGAPGGLLWTDAEVWVEATGQPRLRVTGTVEARARELGVRSWHLSLSHDAGVASAVVIAEG; translated from the coding sequence GTGATCATCGGTGTGGGGATCGACGTCGCGGAGATCGAGCGGTTCGGCGCCGCCCTGGAGCGGACGCCCAACCTGGCCCGACGCCTCTTCGTCGAAGCGGAGCTGACCCTGCCGAGCGGCGAGCGGCGCGGGACCGCCTCGCTCGCCGCCCGGTTCGCGGCCAAGGAGGCCCTCGCCAAGGCGCTCGGCGCGCCCGGCGGCCTGCTGTGGACCGACGCCGAGGTGTGGGTCGAGGCCACCGGACAGCCGCGGCTGCGGGTCACCGGGACCGTCGAGGCGCGGGCACGGGAGCTGGGCGTGCGGTCCTGGCACCTCTCGCTCAGCCACGACGCCGGCGTCGCCTCCGCGGTGGTGATCGCCGAGGGTTAG